The DNA segment TTTTGTACTAGTATTTCCTGCGCCATCCACTTTATCCCAAATGTCCCGTTTGGCTGCTTCCCTCTTCCGCCGATGGTATATCCGCCGCTGTTCCATCTTCAACGCATCCAACGAAAGATGGAATTCGGCCGCGAGCTCCCGCAAATAGTGATCGCGTTCAATCGCAAAAGGCAGTTCGGTGATCACCTCTAACGCCGCCTGCACGTAACGCAGGCGCGACTCTTCATCGGAGAGGTCAAATCGGCGACGGAGCTGCTTCAGGCGGTACTGCACCACAGGCAACGCATTGCCGAGCACGTTGTAAAGAAACGCTTCCCGTCCGTTTTCCCGGATATACTGATCCGGATCCTTGCCTTGCGGGATTTCAGCGACCCTGACGATGCAACCGGCCTCCCGCAACACATCAATCCCGCGCAAGGAGGCTTCCTGCCCAGCACGGTCCGCATCATAGCAGAGGATCACCTTTTCTGCATGGCGCCGCAAGATGCGCGCATGCTCGGGAGTCAGCGTCGTCCCCAACGTGGCAACGACATTTTGGATCCCATGCTGAACGGCGGCCATCACATCCATATATCCTTCCATGATGATCACTTCATCTTGCTCCCGGATCGCCTGCCGGGCCCGGTGCAGATGAAACAGGACACGGCTTTTGGAAAAAAGCGAGCTCTCAGGGCTGTTCAGGTATTTCGGCTGGTTCGCCGCCTCTCGCATGAGACGACCCCCAAAGGCAATCACCCGGCCACGCAGGTCAAAAATAGGGATGATCAGACGGTCCCGAAATTTGTCATAGTATCTTTTTTGTCCTTTTGCCTCTGAAAGTAAACCTCCCTTCACCAGAATCTCGGGAGAAAACCCCTTTTTCTGAAGAAATCTGGCTAACACATCCCAATTTGCTGGCGCATAGCCCAATTGGAAGGTTCGGGCGGTCTCCTCGTTCACACCTCGCTGACGCAAATAGTTCCGGACTGCTGCCCCATAGTGGGGATGATACAACAGATACTGGTACATCCTGGCTGCCCACGCGTAAGCCTCAATGAGCTTCGCCTTCTCCCCGCTTTCTCCCCGGGAATCCTGCTCGTCCTGAGGCATGTCCACGCCTGCCTCCTGCGCCAGGAAGCGGACAGCCTCCACGAACGTCATTCCCTCTATTTCCTGGATAAAGGCAAACAGGTTTCCTCCTTTGCCGCAGCCAAAACAATGAAAAATTTGTTTTTCCGGAGAGACAGAAAAGGAGGGTGTTTTCTCCGAATGGAACGGACATAACCCGAAGTAGTTTCGTCCGCTTTTCCGCAGTTGGACGTACCTTCCCACCACTTCCACGATGTCGAACCGGTTGCGGACCTCTTCGATCAATGACTCAGGGATCATCCGCGCCATTCCCTTCACCTTTCGACTGATTACTTTATTCTACAAAAATCGAGTTTTTCCTCCCTGCTCGCGCATATTCGAAAGGTGAAAAATTGTCCAAACCCCATCTTCCAAAATCGGCCTTTACTATTATATACGTGAAGAAATAAAAAAATCCTCCATATTCTTAAAAAACAAGCCCGTCTACCGGCCAGAGGAACCCTGCCGCAACATGTCCAAAATCAAATTGGCGGTTTCCTCTACAGCCTTGTTCGATACGTCAATCACCTTGCACCCGATCCGTTTCATGATTTCATTAGCATAAGCCAGCTCCTGTGCGATGCGTTCCGGATTGGCATAGTTGGCCGTGGAAGTCAGGCCGAGCGACTTGAGCCGCTCACTGCGAATCCGGACCAGTTGCTCCGGTTTGATGGTCAGGCCGATGCATTGATGAGGCGGAATCTGAAACAATTCTTCCGGCGGTTCCACTTCGGGAATTAAAGGAACGTTGGCCACTTTGTACCGTTTGTGGGCGAGATACATGGACAACGGCGTCTTGGAAGTGCGCGAGACGCCGATCAGGACGACATCGGCACGGAGGATGCCGCGCGAATCCCGTCCATCGTCGTACTTGACGGCAAATTCAATCGCCTCTACCCGCCGGAAATACTCTTCATCCAGTTGATGGGCCAGTCCGGGTTGCAGTTTGGGAGCCTGCTGCAACTTCTCCTCAAAAACGCGGATCATCGGCCCCATGATGTCCACGGTCAAAACACCAAGCTCATTGGCCTTTTCCAGCAAAAACCGGCGATGCTCCGGGAGCACCAGCGTAAAGACGATGATGGCATTGTTTTCCTTTGCCGAATGCACCATTTCCTCTATCGTCGCCAAATCCTCCACATAGGGGATCCGTCGGATGGTCACTTGTCCGTGCTCAAATTGCCTCAGCGCGGCACGCACCACCAGTTCGGCGGTTTCACCGACCGAATCAGAAAGCACATATACCACGGTTTCACTCGCAGCCATATCCATTCCTCCTACACAGACTTATCCTGGCCCAGTTCGACAAAAGCGCGCGTAATCGTGGTTTTCGTGATCCGCCCGATCACTTCCAGCCTTTCTTTCCCCTCTTTGGTTTCGACCTTTTTAACGACTGGCAGGGCGTCCACCTGGTTTTCGATCAATTTCCTGGCCGCATCGTGAAGGGTTTCTTCTGGTGTACAAGTGACCAGATTGGGCATTCGGGTCATGATGATGCTGACGGGAATTTCTTCCAGCGGTTGCTTGCCCATCGCGCTGCGCAACAGATCTTTGCGTGAAACCACTCCCGCCAGGTTGCCATCCTTTTTGGTGACAAAGAGCGTGCCGACATCCTGGACAAACATCGTCACAATCGCTTCATATACAGAGGTGGTTTCATCCACCATCACTGGAACGGCCTTGTAATCGCCCACTCGCATTTTCCGCATCTCTTCGACAATGATCGGGTTGCCGTTTTTCCCGACGTAAAAATAACCGACGCGCGGACGGGCGTCCAGATAACCGGCCATCGTCAAAATCGCAAGGTCAGGGCGCAAGGTTGCCCGCGTCAATTGAAGCGCTTCGGCAATCTGCTCGCCCGTAATCGGCCCCTTGTTTTTGACGATTTCCAGGATTTTTTCCTGACGTTTGCTCAGTTCGATGTCCACCGCCCCCTTTCACGGATCAATGAAAACGCTAGATCATCAGTTTGCTGAAATCGGCATACTGGCTGGTCAAATCGCGGATTCGCTTGAGCAGGGCCAAACGGTTGGCGCGCACCTCCTCATCTTCCACCATGACCATCACCTCTTGGAAGAAGTGATGAATCGGTTCGGCAAGCTCCGCAAGCACCGACAGTTGTTTCCGCGCATCCATTGGCGCGATGGTTCCCCATTCATCCCGCACCTTTTGCCAGGCTTCATACAGCCGCTGTTCGGCCTTTTCCGTCAGCTGATGGGCGATGAGAACGGCATCCTTCGCTTTGCCAGCCAGGTTGTTGACCCGTGTGAAGGCCTCAAAGATGGCCTTGGATTCCGCACGCTCTACCATCTCGTTGAGCACGCGCGCCCGCTCGGCCATGACGGCCAGTACATGTTGCGTGGAAGCGAACACGGCTTCAATACAATCATGCCGCACGCGCTCCTCTTGCAACAAGTATTTCAAACGCTGAAACAAAAAGTCCCGCAATTCCTCAACCAATTGACCGGCCGGGCGGCTTAGCCCCTGATGTTCCTGGTACGCTTCAAAAACCGGCTGCAAAAGCTCCTCCACAGTCAGTGCCGCAGCGCCGCCGACAAGCATTTGCACGACCCCGTTCGCCTGCCGCCGGAGAGCATAAGGATCTTGCGAACCTGTCGGAATCATTCCGAGAGAAAAGAATCCGACCAGCGTATCCAGTTTGTCCGCCAGGCTTAACACCGTGGCGATCGGTTGCGTCGGCAACAGATCGCCGGCATGGCGCGGCAGGTGATGTTCAAACACTGCCTCCGCCACCTCATCCGCTTCACCGGCCAGGCGGGCATAAACGCGCCCCATCACGCCTTCCAGTTCAGGGAATTCATAGACCATCTGGGTGACCAGATCAAACTTGCAAATTTCTGCCGCCCGCACAAGGTGTGACAGGCTTTTTTCACCGATGCCAAAATGAGGGGCCAACGCCAGCGCGATATGCCGCAGGCGGCGAAGTTTGTCCCCGATCGTCCCCAGCCCCTCTTGAAAAATCACCTGTTCCAGCCTGGAGACCGCCTTGTCGATCGGCATCTTCTGATCCTCTTCATAAAAGAAGCGGGCATCCGACAACCGTGCGCGCAACACTTTTTCGTTGCCTTTGCGCACCACATCAAGATGTCGGTCGTCGCCGTTTCGTACCGTCACAAAATAGGGAAGCAGGCGGCCAGAGGCTTCCGTCACAGGAAAATACCGCTGATGCTCGCGCATCGACGTGATCAATACTTCCGCCGGAAGCGCGAGGAATGCCGGATCAAAGGAACCATAAAGGACTGTCGGAAATTCCACGAGATGAACGATCTCCTCCAGCAAATCCTCGTCAATCGGAATCATCCAGCCTTTTTCCCGCTTCAGCCGTTCCACTTGCTCCAAGATAAGCGTCCGCCGTTCCTCTGCACTGGCAATCACCCGTTGTTCCTTGAGGCGTTCCGCATATTCCGCGGCATGGCGCAGGCTCACAGGCTGTCCGAGGAAACGGTGGCCTCGCGTCACCCGATCGGAAGGCACGCCGGCCACCTCAACCGGAATCACCTCGTCACCCAACAGCGCCACCAACCAGCGGATCGGACGAATGTAACGGAGCTTCTCTTCTCCCCAACGCATCTGCTTGGGAAAATGCAACCCCGTGATCAGTCCCGGCAACGCTTCCATAAGCAGTTGTTTGGTTTTAAGGCCTGGTGTGTCCTTGATCGCAAACACATAGCTGGCCCCGCCTACCTCCCGGAAAACCAGCTGCTCGGGAGCCACGCCTTGGCTTCGGGCGAAACCGAGCGCCGCCTTGGTCCACGCCCCGGCCTCATCCACCGCAATCGCCCGTGCAGGCCCCTTGATCTCCTGGTGCAAATCTTCCTGTTTCTCCGCGATATCCCGCACCAGGATCGCCAGCCGCCGGGGGGTTGCAAAACGCTCCAGCCCTCCATAGGCAATGCGCTGTTCGGCCAGCCAGGAAGCCATTTTTTCCTCCAGTTGCCGGATCGCCCCCGGTATCACTCCTGCCGGCATTTCTTCCATTCCAATCTCCAAGAGAAAGTCCTGTTTACCCATTCTGCTTGCCCCCTTTTAACAACGGAAACCCGAGCCGCTCCCGCTCCCGCAAGTAGGCTAGCGCGCATTCCCGGGCGAGCATGCGCACCCGGGAGATATACCCGGTGCGTTCTGTCACGCTGATGGCACCCTGTGCGTCCAGGAGGTTAAAGGTATGCGAACACTTCAGCACCCAGTCATAAGCCGGAAACACCAGTTCTGCCTCAAGGGCCCGCTTGGCTTCCGACTCGTACATCTGAAAGAGGTTCATCAACAATTTTCCGTCCGCCACTTCAAAGGTGTACTTGGAATGCTCATACTCCGGTTGGAGGAAAATGTCCCCATATGTAATGTCGTCTACCCAGACAATGTCAAACACATTATCCTTTTCCTGGATAAAAGAGGCGAGGCGTTCCAGCCCATAGGTGATCTCGACGCTGATCGGATTGGCCTCCAGGCCGCCAACCTGTTGGAAATAGGTAAACTGCGTGATCTCCATCCCGTCAAGCCAGACTTCCCACCCGAGGCCTGACGCCCCCAGCGTCGGGGATTCCCAGTTGTCCTCGACAAAGCGGATGTCATGCTCCAAAGGCTCAATGCCGAGCTGCCGAAGGCTTTCCAGGTAAATCTCCTGTATGTCATCCGGGGAGGGTTTCATAATCACCTGAAACTGGTGATGTTGGTACAACCGGTTGGGGTTTTCGCCGTAACGGCCGTCCGTCGGCCGCCGTGACGGTTCCACATAAGCCACGTTCCACGGCTCCGGCCCAATGGTCCGCAAAAAGGTCATCGGGTTCATCGTCCCCGCACCTTTTTCCGTATCATAGGGCTGGACAAGGATACAACCCCTCTCCCCCCAAAACTGCTGCAACCGCAATACGATTTGCTGAAAATTCACAGGTACATTCCCCCGCCTTTTCAGAATCTTATGCAACCAAAAGAAACACTCCCGTGCCCTCACATGTCAGGGACGAGAGTGTCCATCCGCGGTCTTGCTCCGCCACACCCTCATACGGCCTTTTCTTTTCAAGAGGAATATAACAGAAGGCCGCCAGACTGTCAAACGCCTTCCCACTCCTGAACCTGAGCCAAAAAAGCGGCAGATTTCAGCGGCAGATCAAGGTATTCTTCCATAAAAAGCTGCGTGATCCGGCTGAGCTGATTTGTCGTCTCCTCCCGCAGCCTCACCTGACCCAAGCGCAAAAGAGGAATCTCCTGAAACAAGCGCAATAGCTTGACCACCGTCTCCGATACAGCCTGTGCTTGCCCATCCTGCTCGCGGCAGTCGGCGCACAAGAGGCCCCCATAGCGAACACTGACCAAAAAGGGCCCGTATTCCCGCGAGCAATGTTGACACCGCTCCCATACCGGGCGGTATCCGGATGCCGCCAGCACCCTCAGGTCGAAAATGATTTTCAACACCTGCGCATCTCTTCCCGATTCCAGCAATTGCAGCGTATTCAGCAAAAAGGGGTACATCCCCTGCGATGGACTCTCCTCATCGCTCAACCGGTCCATACACTCCAGAAAATACATGGCATACGCCTGCCTGAGCAGGCTGGTTTCAAAAGCGCGATAGAAATGATGGATCACCTCGCCCTGGTTTAGGGTGCCCATCGTGCCCCGTACTCCCCGGTGAAAGTAGACGTACATGCCCTGAACCAGCGGCTGCGACACGGCTGCCAGCCGGCTCTTCGGCTTGCGCGCCCCCCGGGCCATCAGGGACAACTTTCCCTGCGGAGTGATCAGGGTGAGAATCTTGTGGGACTCGCCGTAATTCTGGCATCGCAACACCAAGCCCTCGGTCTGGTGAAGCATAAAAATCCTCTCCTCGTCTGTACAACCCCAGTATACTGCAAACGGGAGAGGCTGGAAAGGGAATGAGCTTCAATGTACGTTGTCCCCAAACGTGTCTTCACTGCTCAAAGGGTTCGCGTTGTCTTCCTGCTGTTCCGTCTCCAGGCGAACGTAATCCTTGTAGAGCAGATAGGCGTCCACACTTCCTGTCAAGGTAAAAAACTGCCATGATAAATCCCGCAACTGGATCCATCCTTTCGCTTAGGAACCTGTTCATAGGTTGACCCTGGGGACGCGTCATCATGCCAAGAAGATGTTTCCGATCGAACCGACTACTTCTTGTCCATCTGATAACCGAAGTTTCTCAGCATCAGGTCGCGATTGCGCCAATCCTCTTTGACCTTGACCCAAAGGTCGAGAAACACCTTGGAACCAAATAACGCTTCAATTTCTTGGCGAGCCATTTGACCCACCCTTTTGAGCATCTGCCCCTGCTTTCCGATCAGAATGCCTTTTTGCGATTGCCGTTCTGTGTAGATGACCGCGTGAATGTACACCACACCTTCCTCCCGCCGGGTCATCTCCTCGATCACGACAGCCACGGAATGAGGCACCTCTTCATGCGTCAGATGCAGGATCTTTTCCCGGATCAATTCCGCCACGATAAAGGTTTCCGGGTGATCGGTCGTCTGATCCGGAGGGTAATACATCGGCCCCTCCGGCAGGATGCGAAGAATCGACTGGATCAGGGTGGAAACGTTGTTCCCGTACAGTGCAGATACCGGGATCACTTCCGCAAAGTCGTAAAGCTGCCTGTAACGATCGATCACCGGCAAGAGGTCATCCGGATGAACCTGATCAATTTTATTCAGGATGAGGAAAACCGGTGTGTTCACTTGCTCCAACAGCCGGATGACAAACCGTTCACCGGCGCCGAGGGATTGCGTCACATCGGTCAGGAAGAGGATCACGTCCACTTCCGACAGTGTACTTCTGACCACTTGCATCATATAGTCGCCCAGCTTGTGATGCGGCTTGTGAATCCCCGGGGTGTCGATAAAAATGATCTGCCCCTCGGCGGACGTATAAACACCGTGAATGCGATTCCGGGTCGTCTGTGGCTTGTCTGACGTAATGGCCACCTTCTGTCCCAGCACCTGGTTCATCAACGTCGATTTCCCCACATTGGGGCGGCCGATCAAGGCGGCAAAACCGGATTTGAACGGCGAATCGTTCATGTCGAAATATCCCCTTTCAAAAAACTGGATGCGCTAAAGGGACGGGGAAGCAGCTCCGACATTTTCACCTGCGTGCTGTTTCCTTGCGTGTTTCCCAGAACCACAAGCGCCTCGTCCGGGAAAAACTCTGCCATCACCTGCCGGCAGGCACCGCATGGCGAGACCGGTTCCGGGGCATCGGCAACCACGGCCAACTTCAGAAATTGGCGTTTCCCCTCCGCGATCGCCCGGAAAATGGCCACTCGTTCCGCACACATGCTCAGGCCATACGACGCGTTCTCCACGTTACAACCTGTCACAATGGACCCGTCACGGCACAAAACGGCTGCCCCAAC comes from the Bacillus thermozeamaize genome and includes:
- a CDS encoding DNA primase, whose translation is MARMIPESLIEEVRNRFDIVEVVGRYVQLRKSGRNYFGLCPFHSEKTPSFSVSPEKQIFHCFGCGKGGNLFAFIQEIEGMTFVEAVRFLAQEAGVDMPQDEQDSRGESGEKAKLIEAYAWAARMYQYLLYHPHYGAAVRNYLRQRGVNEETARTFQLGYAPANWDVLARFLQKKGFSPEILVKGGLLSEAKGQKRYYDKFRDRLIIPIFDLRGRVIAFGGRLMREAANQPKYLNSPESSLFSKSRVLFHLHRARQAIREQDEVIIMEGYMDVMAAVQHGIQNVVATLGTTLTPEHARILRRHAEKVILCYDADRAGQEASLRGIDVLREAGCIVRVAEIPQGKDPDQYIRENGREAFLYNVLGNALPVVQYRLKQLRRRFDLSDEESRLRYVQAALEVITELPFAIERDHYLRELAAEFHLSLDALKMEQRRIYHRRKREAAKRDIWDKVDGAGNTSTKTGTKHLIASAKRVPAYYAAERKLLAWMMRDEQVVQFAQQEIGSQFNEEEHAVLAAYLYAYYERTREMDVSRFIHTLTDVRLVELASELAMMEMEGDASPQELIDYVKEIKSYPKWIEFEEKREEIQKAERLGDTKRALELAQQLIQLKKELSGQRPAVRHTTM
- a CDS encoding phosphoenolpyruvate synthase regulatory protein — protein: MDMAASETVVYVLSDSVGETAELVVRAALRQFEHGQVTIRRIPYVEDLATIEEMVHSAKENNAIIVFTLVLPEHRRFLLEKANELGVLTVDIMGPMIRVFEEKLQQAPKLQPGLAHQLDEEYFRRVEAIEFAVKYDDGRDSRGILRADVVLIGVSRTSKTPLSMYLAHKRYKVANVPLIPEVEPPEELFQIPPHQCIGLTIKPEQLVRIRSERLKSLGLTSTANYANPERIAQELAYANEIMKRIGCKVIDVSNKAVEETANLILDMLRQGSSGR
- a CDS encoding transcriptional regulator, coding for MDIELSKRQEKILEIVKNKGPITGEQIAEALQLTRATLRPDLAILTMAGYLDARPRVGYFYVGKNGNPIIVEEMRKMRVGDYKAVPVMVDETTSVYEAIVTMFVQDVGTLFVTKKDGNLAGVVSRKDLLRSAMGKQPLEEIPVSIIMTRMPNLVTCTPEETLHDAARKLIENQVDALPVVKKVETKEGKERLEVIGRITKTTITRAFVELGQDKSV
- a CDS encoding glycine--tRNA ligase subunit beta, whose translation is MGKQDFLLEIGMEEMPAGVIPGAIRQLEEKMASWLAEQRIAYGGLERFATPRRLAILVRDIAEKQEDLHQEIKGPARAIAVDEAGAWTKAALGFARSQGVAPEQLVFREVGGASYVFAIKDTPGLKTKQLLMEALPGLITGLHFPKQMRWGEEKLRYIRPIRWLVALLGDEVIPVEVAGVPSDRVTRGHRFLGQPVSLRHAAEYAERLKEQRVIASAEERRTLILEQVERLKREKGWMIPIDEDLLEEIVHLVEFPTVLYGSFDPAFLALPAEVLITSMREHQRYFPVTEASGRLLPYFVTVRNGDDRHLDVVRKGNEKVLRARLSDARFFYEEDQKMPIDKAVSRLEQVIFQEGLGTIGDKLRRLRHIALALAPHFGIGEKSLSHLVRAAEICKFDLVTQMVYEFPELEGVMGRVYARLAGEADEVAEAVFEHHLPRHAGDLLPTQPIATVLSLADKLDTLVGFFSLGMIPTGSQDPYALRRQANGVVQMLVGGAAALTVEELLQPVFEAYQEHQGLSRPAGQLVEELRDFLFQRLKYLLQEERVRHDCIEAVFASTQHVLAVMAERARVLNEMVERAESKAIFEAFTRVNNLAGKAKDAVLIAHQLTEKAEQRLYEAWQKVRDEWGTIAPMDARKQLSVLAELAEPIHHFFQEVMVMVEDEEVRANRLALLKRIRDLTSQYADFSKLMI
- a CDS encoding glycine--tRNA ligase subunit alpha produces the protein MNFQQIVLRLQQFWGERGCILVQPYDTEKGAGTMNPMTFLRTIGPEPWNVAYVEPSRRPTDGRYGENPNRLYQHHQFQVIMKPSPDDIQEIYLESLRQLGIEPLEHDIRFVEDNWESPTLGASGLGWEVWLDGMEITQFTYFQQVGGLEANPISVEITYGLERLASFIQEKDNVFDIVWVDDITYGDIFLQPEYEHSKYTFEVADGKLLMNLFQMYESEAKRALEAELVFPAYDWVLKCSHTFNLLDAQGAISVTERTGYISRVRMLARECALAYLRERERLGFPLLKGGKQNG
- a CDS encoding DNA repair protein RecO — translated: MLHQTEGLVLRCQNYGESHKILTLITPQGKLSLMARGARKPKSRLAAVSQPLVQGMYVYFHRGVRGTMGTLNQGEVIHHFYRAFETSLLRQAYAMYFLECMDRLSDEESPSQGMYPFLLNTLQLLESGRDAQVLKIIFDLRVLAASGYRPVWERCQHCSREYGPFLVSVRYGGLLCADCREQDGQAQAVSETVVKLLRLFQEIPLLRLGQVRLREETTNQLSRITQLFMEEYLDLPLKSAAFLAQVQEWEGV
- a CDS encoding GTPase Era — translated: MNDSPFKSGFAALIGRPNVGKSTLMNQVLGQKVAITSDKPQTTRNRIHGVYTSAEGQIIFIDTPGIHKPHHKLGDYMMQVVRSTLSEVDVILFLTDVTQSLGAGERFVIRLLEQVNTPVFLILNKIDQVHPDDLLPVIDRYRQLYDFAEVIPVSALYGNNVSTLIQSILRILPEGPMYYPPDQTTDHPETFIVAELIREKILHLTHEEVPHSVAVVIEEMTRREEGVVYIHAVIYTERQSQKGILIGKQGQMLKRVGQMARQEIEALFGSKVFLDLWVKVKEDWRNRDLMLRNFGYQMDKK
- a CDS encoding cytidine deaminase; translated protein: MQEARLLYAAREAMGHAHVPYSGFRVGAAVLCRDGSIVTGCNVENASYGLSMCAERVAIFRAIAEGKRQFLKLAVVADAPEPVSPCGACRQVMAEFFPDEALVVLGNTQGNSTQVKMSELLPRPFSASSFLKGDIST